A part of Apostichopus japonicus isolate 1M-3 chromosome 10, ASM3797524v1, whole genome shotgun sequence genomic DNA contains:
- the LOC139974650 gene encoding tripartite motif-containing protein 2-like: MAANYVKADELDRQFLQCALCIDRLQKPKLLPCQHTFCQSCLELWVTQNGGTLSCPFCRNQYSLTQKGVAGLPDNFFVNNIIDFINRKRTASSAAANCDSCENEASDYCYDCAEFMCMECTAAHKRLRTARQHKITSIDEYLSDLTSVENVYADDEAKFCGSHEGQEIEIYCESCGVPICQKCRAKDHEGSGHELIQLTEAGRTSRKILSDLADRAREKVDSLRETVSMLKETNRLLHGNREAALSQIKARKRALMELIEAFGEEAEAELEQEYTCRKETLEKDIDYFQQTLDKTTSVCNVTQNLLNEGDDEALLYVSRDTIHKLEENVASQVRPKTDDDGRIKFISGNCKGIERVDQLGFIEKTTKQHKLIPSPHLRPITTAKSSFVVGETANVTLNSTDNEGNIATSGGIPITAKVFSPSGEVGIAKVQDRKDGQYDIVFRPRIAGKHKLVLAAFGRQMSVEPYELNVMPLQRKILTFGNPSLPECIKSSVTLQEPCGVAISHRNNEIFVADTGNHTIRVFDMNGNYKTQMTYLNMTNDFEPMGMALANEGRVILVTDAGNRQVLICARDGNLLRRFGDAHLRRPCGIAVSRSGLIIVADVESHCIFVYNSSGELLTKVGKFGTERGQFRRPFGVAVDSYDNIVVSDRDNHRLQIISPKGEVLSIVGDDRRSAGDNDRLLKYPTGVAVDKDDNIYVCSDWDAQVLMFDSKGSFLKKVLSSEVEGLKYPNGIAVGNDGRLVIVDYGQNCGKIVEA, translated from the exons ATGGCTGCCAACTACGTCAAGGCCGATGAGCTAGACCGTCAATTCTTACAGTGTGCACTTTGCATCGATCGATTGCAAAAACCAAAGCTGTTACCATGCCAACACACGTTTTGCCAAAGTTGCTTAGAATTGTGGGTGACACAAAATGGCGGAACTTTGTCATGTCCATTTTGTCGCAATCAGTATTCTTTAACACAGAAAGGCGTGGCGGGGCTTCCAGATAATTTCTTCGTAAACAACATTATTGACTTCATCAACCGTAAAAGGACGGCGTCGTCTGCAGCAGCTAATTGTGACAGTTGTGAGAACGAGGCAAGTGATTACTGTTACGACTGCGCAGAGTTTATGTGTATGGAATGCACGGCAGCCCATAAAAGACTTCGGACGGCTCGGCAACACAAAATTACAAGTATTGATGAGTATCTGTCGGATTTGACATCCGTTGAGAACGTTTATGCCGATGATGAAGCGAAATTTTGCGGTAGCCACGAAGGACAGGAAATAGAGATTTACTGTGAGTCATGCGGTGTGCCAATCTGTCAAAAGTGTAGAGCCAAGGATCACGAAGGATCTGGACACGAACTGATCCAACTCACCGAAGCTGGACGAACCAGTCGGAAGATACTGAGTGATCTAGCGGACCGTGCGCGAGAAAAAGTCGATAGTTTGCGAGAAACCGTTTCTATGTTGAAGGAAACCAACCGCCTTCTCCACGGTAACAGAGAGGCAGCTTTGAGTCAGATAAAGGCGCGAAAAAGAGCGTTGATGGAATTGATTGAGGCATTTGGTGAAGAAGCTGAAGCAGAACTGGAACAAGAATATACTTGTCGAAAGGAGACCCTCGAGAAAGATATTGACTATTTTCAACAGACTCTTGACAAGACGACGAGCGTTTGCAACGTGACACAAAACCTATTGAACGAAGGTGACGATGAGGCGTTACTTTACGTCAGTCGGGACACAATCCATAAACTGGAAGAGAACGTCGCTTCTCAAGTTCGACCAAAAACTGATGATGATGGACGGATTAAGTTTATCTCTGGAAACTGCAAAGGCATAGAACGCGTCGATCAGCTCGGTTTTATTGAGAAGACAACCAAACAGCACAAGTTAATACCGTCGCCACATCTTAGACCAATAACCACCGCTAAGTCAAGCTTTGTGGTAGGCGAAACTGCCAACGTCACTCTGAACAGCACCGATAACGAAGGAAATATCGCTACCAGCGGTGGTATACCAATAACCGCCAAAGTCTTCTCACCATCAGGGGAAGTTGGAATTGCTAAAGTGCAAGATCGCAAGGACGGTCAATATGATATTGTCTTCCGACCGAGGATCGCCGGCAAACACAAACTGGTTCTCGCCGCATTCGGAAGACAGATGAGCGTCGAGCCGTATGAATTGAACGTCATGCCGCTACAACGAAAG ATACTCACATTTGGAAACCCATCGCTTCCAGAATGTATAAAGTCGTCGGTAACTCTCCAGGAGCCTTGTGGGGTCGCAATCTCTCATCGCAATAACGAGATATTTGTAGCGGACACAGGCAACCATACTATCCGTGTATTTGATATGAACGGCAACTACAAGACACAAATGACCTATTTAAACATGACGAATGACTTTGAACCAATGGGAATGGCTCTTGCAAACGAAGGTCGAGTCATACTAGTAACAGACGCTGGTAATAGACAG GTTCTGATTTGTGCCCGAGACGGTAACTTGCTTCGTCGATTTGGTGATGCTCATCTTCGTCGACCATGCGGTATCGCCGTCTCTCGCAGCGGTCTTATCATTGTCGCTGACGTAGAAAGTCATTGTATCTTCGTCTATAACTCATCTGGCGAACTCTTAACAAAAGTTGGAAAGTTTGGCACCGAAAGAGGACAATTTCGCCGTCCTTTCGGTGTCGCCGTAGACAGCTACGACAACATTGTCGTATCCGACCGTGACAATCACCGTCTGCAGATCATCAGTCCCAAAGGTGAGGTATTATCGATCGTCGGCGACGATCGACGTTCCGCCGGCGACAATGATCGACTGTTGAAGTATCCAACTGGAGTGGCTGTCGATAAAGACGACAACATTTACGTGTGCAGTGATTGGGACGCTCAGGTACTCATGTTCGACTCGAAAGGCAGTTTCTTGAAGAAAGTGTTGTCGTCCGAAGTGGAAGGATTGAAATATCCAAACGGTATTGCGGTGGGAAATGACGGACGTCTTGTGATTGTTGACTATGGACAGAATTGTGGTAAAATTGTAGAAGCGTAA
- the LOC139974734 gene encoding uncharacterized protein translates to MANFPQSTLNYPMINGHVAYDMRTDLYMSQVDAYYRNQHLNEVLQQHLQFSRQQDPILRSGNHYASHQVQENVNNNSSVLKLSDLRQNHSPNELFMLPPQIADAIQTQRSKEVNFSTGGHPYASFRDTPSLSRRSHSGNHRSELHGLDVHHSRPNPAESLMHYNVHRRRKEHINLKRNATRSVGELQANQFCNPAGRECFAALYKRPRLSQGTSPLPLYVQNHDVDNSYSLGAIWANASPEAVNNKSDMLGHISSRLPNGQCHTVSTQLPSSHLSMSNIHSQDVNKVRQLGTRNASIEQQRISLSTIQNGHPLGRHACRRLRKRSQQFPVGESTTYPREFSITHVTPPQHSATQSSAGFAVPQRRHCHAPNDIATKVRTAGKNRKVTTGSASAYDKRKTIHYNEDNILFRALTSNKHGKHNITPVASKRNVSRYGTNSNSLDGNLIAGFQSKPQIRWNSANEEVTDLTGRTLPHMSRNIAMRSATISPNSSQKERKPNQYQTVKSWNSNHENHDVALKAPSSVACKTFDGPKTDHLAKKRCEKSQVTNFRYMDHEDTETQKRCISYSGNTTTDTLSRESFKSHNQGHNSRKIHQSTENSNQVLNLKQAQPERDYFLKDKLESREGLTMSYGTFLQEVIVPMTLAMSPQKHNRRASLGSILDVWQKQKQKFSFVEKSDGDVYFRKVGKDVETPSVECQKGIKAHTVKASQSHDPKNSTAKCNGKDHNRTGSDTIKEEYNIVSKMADSCTINLEEHVDGINLLKLDVNNSGKGGVENTTPTSPKQEIEPLSEFACAPNDRTVTRTITEEEDTELAALKTRHLKRKSARVVLKASDHIKMKICNAGSQSYTSDGSRYHKRRKQNEDCPKEKKILMRIGSERLFTRSYHSTISSKKSHPKNLNRKQQRTRHELLSAPKEFTRIALSVHKTSGETILHRIVRLNSKNSLRYCLDSGFHDDVNKKDNAGFTPLHECCVFGRLWIAEQLILCGADVNVSSYDGTRPLHDAVENGYTNLVRLLLANGADPLIPTYAKRTALDNAKSLAMRKLLLDYLTDINGTSDDLKAKLKTASTRPSGIRFRSSYSSQEHSSWENTFLDTSSLDEGDKLGSNSPLLYLKEKQHPHHFRLQLKEKERIKTWYYLFEVLSRLKIPAVTFPYLYPHIKVHGLPIDIFIKKVERARGQLQNVHLPEIYASKELIEFVEADDEMSAILQMEGWTC, encoded by the exons ATGGCCAATTTCCCGCAGAGTACCTTGAACTACCCAATGATCAACGGACATGTTGCATATGACATGAGGACAGATCTATACATGTCCCAAGTAGATGCTTACTATCGTAATCAACATCTAAACGAGGTCCTCCAACAACATCTACAATTTTCGAGACAACAAGACCCAATCCTGAGATCTGGAAACCATTATGCAAGTCATCAAGTTCAAGAGAACGTCAACAACAATTCATCGGTATTGAAATTAAGCGATTTGAGACAAAATCATTCACCAAACGAGCTGTTTATGCTGCCTCCCCAAATTGCAGATGCAATTCAAACACAAAGGAGCAAAGAAGTGAATTTTAGTACAGGTGGGCATCCTTATGCATCTTTCCGGGACACACCTAGCCTCTCCAGAAGATCGCATTCAGGAAACCATCGCAGTGAGCTTCACGGATTGGACGTCCATCATTCAAGGCCCAATCCGGCAGAATCATTAATGCACTATAATGTCCATCGTCGCCGGAAAGAGCACATTAATCTGAAGAGAAATGCTACGCGAAGTGTAGGTGAACTGCAAGCAAATCAATTTTGTAACCCTGCAGGTAGGGAATGCTTTGCAGCTTTGTACAAGCGACCTCGTTTGAGCCAGGGTACGTCACCGCTCCCGCTGTACGTTCAAAATCACGATGTTGACAATAGCTATTCTCTGGGGGCTATTTGGGCTAATGCTTCTCCAGAAGCAGTCAACAACAAAAGCGATATGCTGGGACACATTTCATCACGGTTACCGAATGGACAATGCCACACTGTTTCTACTCAACTTCCTTCGTCGCATCTATCTATGAGTAATATTCATTCTCAAGATGTGAACAAAGTTCGGCAGCTTGGGACAAGAAATGCTTCCATTGAGCAGCAGAGGATTTCGCTGTCGACAATTCAAAACGGACATCCTTTGGGTCGTCATGCCTGTCGCCGTTTACGAAAACGTTCTCAACAATTTCCAGTCGGAGAGAGTACCACCTACCCACGAGAGTTCAGTATTACTCATGTGACGCCGCCTCAACATAGCGCAACACAAAGTTCTGCTGGTTTTGCAGTTCCTCAGCGACGTCACTGTCATGCTCCCAATGATATTGCTACCAAAGTGAGAACGGCTGGCAAAAATCGAAAGGTTACGACAGGATCTGCATCAGCTTACGACAAAAGGAAGACAATTCATTACAATGAGGATAATATATTATTTCGAGCCCTCACTTCAAACAAACACGGAAAACACAATATTACACCCGTCGCAAGCAAACGGAACGTATCCAGATATGGGACGAACAGCAACAGCCTTGATGGAAATTTGATCGCTGGATTTCAGTCAAAGCCACAAATTAGATGGAATAGCGCTAACGAGGAGGTAACAGATTTGACTGGTAGAACGTTACCACATATGAGTCGAAATATTGCGATGAGATCTGCCACGATTAGCCCAAACAGTTCACAGAAGGAACGAAAACCTAACCAATATCAAACGGTGAAATCTTGGAACTCGAACCATGAAAATCATGACGTCGCACTTAAAGCACCGAGCAGTGTTGCCTGCAAGACTTTTGATGGACCCAAAACAGATCATCTTGCCAAAAAACGGTGTGAAAAGTCACAGGTTACAAATTTCCGTTACATGGACCACGAAGACACGGAGACCCAGAAAAGGTGTATTTCTTACTCAGGTAACACAACAACGGACACTTTGAGTCGAGAATCATTTAAAAGTCATAATCAAGGACACAATTCCAGGAAAATTCATCAAAGTACTGAAAATTCAAACCAAGTTTTGAACCTCAAGCAAGCGCAACCGGAAAGGGATTACTTCTTGAAAGATAAATTAGAATCACGGGAAGGGTTGACGATGTCTTATGGGACGTTCTTGCAGGAGGTTATAGTTCCAATGACACTTGCCATGTCACCGCAAAAACATAACAGGAGAGCATCTCTAGGGTCAATCTTAGACGTTTGGCaaaagcaaaagcaaaagtTCTCTTTTGTTGAGAAGTCTGATGGGGACGTATATTTCAGAAAAGTAGGAAAGGACGTCGAGACACCGAGCGTTGAATGTCAGAAAGGCATAAAGGCACATACAGTTAAAGCATCACAATCACATGATCCGAAGAACAGCACAGCTAAATGTAATGGTAAAGACCATAATCGAACTGGAAGTGACACCATCAAAGAGGAATATAATATCGTTTCCAAAATGGCCGATTCCTGTACCATTAACTTGGAAGAACATGTTGACGGTATCAATCTCTTGAAACTGGACGTGAACAACTCTGGAAAAGGTGGGGTTGAAAATACAACCCCAACATCTCCAAAACAAGAGATTGAGCCTTTATCAGAGTTTGCCTGTGCTCCAAATGATCGCACGGTAACACGTACAATAACTGAGGAAGAAGATACCGAACTTGCTGCTTTAAAAACAAGACATTTAAAGAGGAAATCGGCACGAGTTGTCCTTAAGGCAAGTGATCATATCAAAATGAAGATTTGCAATGCCGGCAGTCAATCATACACTTCTGATGGAAGCCGATATCATAAGAGAAGGAAACAGAACGAAGACTGCccaaaggagaaaaaaatattaatgaggatTGGGTCAGAGAGGCTGTTTACTCGGTCGTACCATTCG ACAATTTCGTCAAAGAAATCGCATCCAAAAAATTTGAATCGAAAACAACAGAGAACAAGGCATGAGTTGCTGTCCGCACCAAAAG AATTTACACGCATTGCACTGTCGGTTCATAAAACATCCGGTGAGACTATTCTGCACAGGATTGTTCGATTGAATTCTAAG AATAGCCTCCGATACTGCTTAGATAGTGGGTTTCATGATGACGTGAACAAGAAGGACAATGCAGGCTTCACGCCGCTTCATGAATGTTGTGTCTTCGGTAGATTATGGATAGCTGAACAGTTGATACTTTGTGGGGCGGATGTTAACGTTAGCTCTTACGATGGAACAAG ACCTTTACACGATGCAGTCGAGAATGGGTACACTAATCTAGTGCGATTATTGCTAGCCAACGGTGCTGATCCTCTTATACCCACATATGCCAAAAGGACCGCTCTGGATAACGCAAAATCTTTGGCCATGAGGAAATTGTTGCTGG aTTACCTTACAGATATAAACGGTACAAGCGATGATCTGAAAGCAAAATTAAAGACGGCATCGACACGTCCATCTGGAATCAGGTTTCGGTCATCGTATTCGAGTCAAG AACATTCTTCCTGGGAAAATACCTTTCTGGATACATCTTCATTGGATGAGGGGGACAAGCTTGGATCCAATAGTCCTCTGTTATACCTCAAAGAAAAACAGCATCCACACCACTTCCGCTTGcaactgaaagaaaaagaaag aaTCAAAACATGGTATTATCTTTTCGAGGTTTTGTCGAGACTCAAAATTCCCGCGGTCACATTTCCATATCTATATCCTCACATTAAAGTGCACGGGCTGCCGATTGATATATTCATTAAGAAGGTCGAACGTGCCAGAGGTCAATTACAAAATGTTCATCTTCCTGAGATTTATGCCTCCAAAGAACTAATAGAGTTTGTTGAAGCCGACGATGAGATGAGCGCTATACTACAGATGGAAGGATGGACCTGCTAG